From Gemmatimonadota bacterium, a single genomic window includes:
- a CDS encoding creatininase family protein yields MKRLALLLMITSLFAPPLAAQNTELPRIEKVKNYLPHMTRPEVDDLLTISDMVIIPVASLEQHGTHLPIGTDYLNGVERAKLIAQRADVLVAPILLPGQSPYHMGFAGTVSLPASLIQEVYVEAAKSLMHHGFKRFLILNAHGGNRAITTFIVDRINQETEGIAVDLGAVVVPFTDRTASRALPGPTEPVFDRHGGTGETSNSLYLIPELVDLDAAYPAELTLPPHMEEMLPDVLAGDPTALTVFLAEGLKDEATGKGTSAAQMSTTGVWGVRDPAEATLERGRTSAESFVDAAVAFIGRWNELRPPGIG; encoded by the coding sequence ATGAAGCGCCTCGCCCTGCTACTGATGATCACCTCGCTCTTCGCCCCGCCGCTGGCGGCACAGAACACGGAACTGCCGCGGATCGAAAAGGTGAAGAATTACCTGCCGCACATGACGCGGCCCGAAGTGGATGATCTGCTCACGATAAGCGACATGGTCATCATCCCCGTCGCCTCGCTGGAGCAGCACGGCACGCACCTGCCGATCGGCACGGACTATCTGAACGGAGTGGAGCGCGCGAAACTCATCGCGCAGCGTGCGGACGTGCTCGTCGCGCCGATACTCCTGCCCGGGCAGTCGCCGTATCACATGGGATTCGCCGGCACGGTGTCACTGCCGGCCTCGCTCATCCAGGAGGTCTACGTCGAGGCCGCCAAAAGTCTGATGCACCACGGGTTCAAGCGGTTCCTCATCCTGAACGCCCACGGCGGCAACCGGGCGATCACGACCTTCATCGTCGATCGCATCAACCAAGAAACCGAGGGGATCGCCGTTGATCTCGGCGCGGTCGTGGTCCCGTTTACGGACCGCACAGCGTCGCGCGCGCTGCCCGGTCCCACCGAGCCCGTGTTCGACCGCCACGGCGGCACCGGGGAGACGTCCAACTCGCTCTACTTGATTCCAGAGCTGGTGGATCTCGACGCCGCTTACCCTGCCGAACTGACGCTCCCTCCGCATATGGAGGAGATGCTGCCCGACGTCTTGGCCGGTGACCCGACTGCGCTCACAGTCTTCCTGGCCGAGGGGCTGAAAGACGAAGCGACGGGAAAGGGCACGTCGGCCGCGCAGATGTCAACGACCGGGGTCTGGGGTGTGCGGGACCCCGCGGAGGCGACGTTGGAGCGTGGCCGCACCAGCGCCGAGAGCTTCGTCGACGCGGCCGTGGCGTTCATCGGGCGCTGGAACGAGCTCAGGCCGCCCGGCATCGGGTGA
- a CDS encoding TerC family protein produces MDWINSPEAWIALLTLTALEIVLGIDNIIFIAILAERVKKESRAKARQVGLTIAIGVRVLLLFSIVWIMGLTAPLFSLMGHEFSGRDLILIGGGIFLLFKATREIHDKLEGDEEDQDGTVKSASFSSVIVQIALLDIVFSLDSVITAVGVAEHLAVMVIAVIIAGAFMVVAANSVSRFVNAHPTLKMLALSFLLLIGMALVAEGMGQEIEKGYIYFAMGFSVFVEMLNLRIKAKKAPVHLRGPTLPDSEEAT; encoded by the coding sequence ATGGACTGGATCAACAGCCCCGAGGCTTGGATCGCTCTGCTCACGCTCACGGCGCTCGAGATCGTCCTGGGCATCGACAACATCATCTTCATCGCGATCCTGGCAGAGCGAGTGAAGAAGGAGTCGCGAGCGAAGGCCCGTCAGGTCGGCCTGACGATCGCGATCGGAGTGCGCGTCCTCCTGCTCTTCTCGATCGTCTGGATCATGGGGCTCACCGCGCCGCTCTTCTCGCTCATGGGGCACGAGTTCTCCGGCCGCGATCTGATCCTGATCGGTGGTGGCATCTTCTTACTCTTCAAGGCCACGCGTGAGATCCACGACAAGCTCGAGGGCGACGAGGAAGACCAGGACGGCACCGTAAAAAGCGCGTCCTTCTCCTCAGTCATCGTGCAGATCGCGCTGCTCGACATCGTGTTCTCGCTCGATTCGGTGATCACCGCTGTCGGAGTGGCCGAGCACCTCGCGGTCATGGTCATCGCGGTGATCATCGCCGGCGCCTTCATGGTCGTCGCCGCCAACAGCGTAAGCCGCTTCGTGAACGCTCACCCGACGCTCAAGATGCTCGCGCTCTCCTTCCTGTTACTCATCGGCATGGCGCTGGTCGCCGAAGGCATGGGACAGGAGATAGAGAAGGGGTACATCTACTTCGCGATGGGCTTCTCCGTATTCGTGGAGATGCTCAACCTGCGGATCAAAGCGAAGAAGGCGCCCGTGCACCTGCGCGGTCCCACCCTACCGGACTCCGAGGAAGCTACGTAG
- a CDS encoding ABC transporter permease has translation MPDAQGIEGREVGMQALFQDLRFGVRMMAKSPLVTAVAVLSLSLGIAANATMFSLLNSFLFEPLPYEDQEELVLLREVREGESIEMSAGVSIPNYLDYSEAAKSLESSTVYTVEPANLTGLDVPEQLQVVVGTPNLFDVFGAQPAIGRGFRTEEGPEGAGNVLVLEHDYWQARFLGDRDVLGRTVTLDGTAYTIIGVMPEAFDMIPANVQAFRPSDFADQRESRADRGYIAFGRLRPGATAQQAELEVAGVALRLATEFPDSNRGWQIRMVPLREWFPGPTDTQLLKILTAVTLFGLLIACANVANVLLGRAEERQKEVAVRIAMGAGRKRILKQLLTESVLMGVGAGLLGVVMSIWTVRWLQTAMPPELPAAFTPELDLEVLVATMLVAILAGVAFGVAPALHAVGANLREALASGTRGGTASRTKKRLRNVFVIGEFAVALALLSGSGFMIQAFDRLVNDDPGFDPKGLLTFQVSVLEDRYTEDDEVARYEEEMIRALDQIAGVEGVAVMSSLPRGRGNPQTRYTVDGGPIPEPTEQPVAGFQVVNRAYFETMEIPIRKGRYLEASDRADAPMVAVVSEAFVRREFADEEVIGKQITVRGESRRIVGVVGDILQDRMALAGRNGEQIYLPLAQFPLRTPRFALRTAGDPGELAADVRQAIWSVEADQPIAQLRTLQAHMDESLAGPKAISMFLMVMGGIALVLAAMGIYGVMAHAVTQQQREIGIRMALGAGRGTVVSMVARDGLTLVGAGLVAGLPLAFLMFRGTLNMLNLFNAEMGFAYPLALSGALLVVAVAATLIPARRASGVAPVAALKD, from the coding sequence TTGCCCGACGCTCAGGGAATCGAGGGCCGGGAGGTCGGGATGCAGGCGCTGTTCCAGGATCTGAGGTTCGGTGTACGGATGATGGCGAAGAGCCCGCTCGTCACGGCGGTCGCGGTGCTGTCCCTCTCTCTCGGCATCGCGGCAAACGCCACGATGTTCTCCCTGCTAAACTCGTTTCTGTTCGAGCCGCTGCCCTACGAGGACCAGGAAGAGCTCGTTCTCCTCCGGGAGGTGCGCGAGGGCGAGAGCATCGAGATGTCGGCGGGTGTCTCGATCCCGAACTATCTCGACTATTCGGAGGCGGCTAAAAGCCTCGAAAGCTCGACGGTGTATACCGTGGAGCCTGCGAATCTGACCGGGCTCGATGTGCCCGAGCAGCTGCAGGTGGTGGTCGGCACTCCCAATCTCTTCGATGTCTTTGGCGCTCAGCCGGCGATCGGGCGTGGCTTCCGCACTGAGGAGGGGCCCGAGGGCGCCGGCAACGTACTCGTCTTGGAGCACGACTACTGGCAGGCGCGTTTCCTGGGGGATCGAGACGTCCTGGGGCGTACGGTGACGCTCGACGGTACCGCTTACACCATCATCGGAGTCATGCCGGAGGCGTTCGACATGATCCCGGCGAACGTCCAGGCGTTTCGCCCCTCGGACTTCGCAGATCAGCGGGAGAGCCGCGCAGATCGCGGATACATTGCGTTCGGACGGCTCCGTCCCGGCGCCACGGCGCAGCAGGCCGAACTCGAAGTGGCCGGCGTCGCGCTACGGCTCGCGACCGAGTTTCCCGACTCTAATCGCGGATGGCAGATTCGCATGGTGCCTCTCCGGGAGTGGTTCCCGGGACCGACCGACACGCAGTTGCTCAAGATCCTCACGGCTGTCACGCTCTTCGGCCTGCTGATCGCGTGCGCGAACGTTGCGAATGTGCTGCTCGGACGCGCCGAGGAGAGGCAGAAGGAGGTCGCCGTGCGGATTGCGATGGGCGCCGGTCGGAAACGCATCCTCAAGCAATTGCTGACCGAGAGTGTACTGATGGGCGTCGGTGCCGGCCTGCTTGGCGTCGTCATGTCCATATGGACGGTGCGCTGGCTGCAGACTGCGATGCCACCGGAGTTGCCGGCGGCGTTCACACCGGAGCTCGACCTTGAGGTACTCGTCGCGACGATGTTGGTCGCGATACTCGCCGGCGTGGCGTTCGGAGTGGCACCAGCCCTCCACGCGGTTGGCGCCAATCTCCGGGAGGCGCTCGCTTCGGGTACTCGAGGCGGTACCGCGAGCCGCACGAAGAAGCGCCTGCGCAACGTCTTCGTGATCGGTGAATTCGCCGTGGCGCTGGCGCTGCTCAGTGGCTCTGGCTTCATGATCCAGGCATTCGACCGGCTCGTGAACGACGACCCAGGCTTCGATCCGAAAGGCCTCCTGACTTTCCAGGTGAGCGTCCTGGAGGATCGCTACACGGAGGACGATGAGGTCGCGCGCTACGAGGAGGAGATGATCCGCGCGCTCGATCAGATCGCTGGCGTCGAGGGGGTCGCGGTCATGTCGAGTCTGCCGCGCGGTCGCGGCAACCCGCAGACGCGTTATACCGTCGACGGCGGACCAATTCCGGAACCGACGGAACAGCCGGTCGCCGGCTTTCAGGTCGTCAATCGCGCGTACTTCGAGACGATGGAGATCCCCATCCGGAAGGGCCGCTACCTCGAGGCGTCGGACCGCGCCGACGCGCCGATGGTCGCGGTCGTGAGCGAGGCCTTCGTAAGGCGCGAGTTTGCCGACGAGGAAGTGATCGGGAAACAGATCACCGTTCGTGGCGAGTCGCGTCGGATCGTAGGCGTGGTGGGCGACATCCTGCAGGACCGGATGGCGCTCGCGGGACGCAACGGCGAGCAGATTTATTTGCCGCTGGCGCAGTTCCCGTTGCGAACGCCGAGATTCGCGTTACGCACCGCGGGTGACCCTGGCGAGCTCGCGGCGGACGTCAGACAGGCGATCTGGTCGGTCGAAGCGGACCAGCCGATCGCGCAGCTAAGGACGTTGCAGGCACACATGGATGAGTCTCTCGCCGGCCCGAAAGCCATTTCGATGTTCCTGATGGTCATGGGCGGCATCGCGCTGGTGCTCGCCGCCATGGGCATCTATGGCGTGATGGCACACGCGGTCACCCAGCAGCAGCGTGAGATCGGGATCCGCATGGCGCTCGGTGCGGGACGCGGAACGGTCGTCAGCATGGTTGCGCGTGACGGTCTGACCCTGGTCGGAGCGGGCCTCGTGGCTGGGTTGCCGCTCGCGTTCCTGATGTTCCGAGGCACGCTCAACATGCTGAACCTGTTCAATGCCGAGATG
- a CDS encoding DinB family protein, whose amino-acid sequence MRCLADRTVYCPAWPFPGERPWRSETALLSPGDGRFSPGDLGRHIAATERWMWGENVLGLPSRYPGHGSDLAEGRPAVLEYLDSMQDATARIVAGLSSDQLESKVATVGGVEMRVWEWLRLMIEHQIHHRGQLYAVLGEMGVETPPLYGLTEPEVKARSSI is encoded by the coding sequence GTGCGTTGCCTGGCCGATCGTACGGTATACTGTCCGGCGTGGCCATTTCCCGGAGAGCGACCGTGGAGATCCGAGACAGCGCTTCTTTCGCCGGGCGATGGGCGCTTTAGTCCCGGCGACCTCGGGCGCCACATCGCGGCCACCGAGCGCTGGATGTGGGGGGAGAACGTGCTGGGCCTTCCTTCCCGATATCCGGGACATGGGAGCGACCTGGCCGAGGGGAGGCCGGCCGTCCTGGAGTATCTCGACTCCATGCAGGACGCGACCGCTCGGATCGTCGCGGGCCTCAGCAGCGATCAGCTCGAGTCGAAGGTCGCCACGGTCGGCGGCGTCGAAATGCGCGTGTGGGAGTGGCTGCGCCTCATGATCGAACACCAGATCCACCACCGTGGTCAGCTCTACGCGGTGCTCGGCGAGATGGGGGTCGAGACCCCGCCGCTCTATGGGCTCACCGAGCCGGAGGTGAAGGCCCGGAGTAGCATCTAG
- a CDS encoding serine hydrolase → MTRRATLLSTLFLSLVLYAPAAAQCPDCVFPGEEWETVRPQQLAQYGWDRQALRDVTEHLRDNSNSTGVVVVDKGRVVYRFGDTEELSYLASVRKSILAMLYGYWVENGTIDLDATLEDLGVDDVGGLLPIERQAKVRHLITARSGVYHPASNGGDNLAEAPERGSQEPGTYMLYSNWDFNAAGAVFEQLTGRDIYDEMQSQITIPIEFEDWDRSVHEKSGNLDISRNPAYHFHLSTRDMARVGHLMLNEGNWNGRQIIPRDWARQIRSVVTPLEQMNPVRRRDGYFGYGYMWWVWDGPSAIGPFEGAYTGRGAVGQWITVFPAIDLVVAHKTNSVYGRTTSWESWHRMIELLFEARGVEMPGPYPWG, encoded by the coding sequence ATGACCCGTCGCGCTACCTTGCTCTCCACGCTCTTCCTCTCGCTCGTTCTTTACGCGCCGGCGGCGGCCCAATGCCCCGATTGCGTCTTCCCCGGCGAGGAGTGGGAGACGGTCAGACCGCAGCAGTTGGCGCAGTACGGTTGGGACCGACAGGCGCTACGCGACGTTACCGAGCACCTGCGCGACAACTCGAATTCGACCGGCGTGGTGGTCGTCGACAAGGGCCGAGTGGTCTACCGCTTCGGGGACACCGAAGAGCTCTCGTACCTGGCCTCGGTTCGTAAGAGCATCTTGGCCATGCTGTACGGCTACTGGGTCGAAAACGGCACGATCGATCTCGACGCGACGCTGGAGGACCTGGGCGTGGACGACGTCGGCGGCCTGCTTCCCATCGAGCGACAGGCCAAGGTGCGGCACCTGATTACCGCGCGCTCCGGGGTATACCACCCGGCCTCGAACGGCGGCGACAACCTCGCCGAGGCGCCCGAGCGCGGCTCTCAGGAGCCCGGCACGTACATGCTGTACAGCAACTGGGACTTCAACGCGGCCGGTGCGGTCTTCGAGCAACTGACCGGGCGGGATATCTACGATGAGATGCAGTCGCAGATCACGATCCCCATCGAATTCGAGGACTGGGACCGCTCCGTGCACGAGAAGAGCGGCAATCTCGATATCTCCCGGAACCCCGCCTACCATTTCCATCTGTCCACACGGGACATGGCACGCGTCGGGCACCTCATGCTGAACGAGGGGAACTGGAACGGCCGCCAGATCATCCCTCGTGACTGGGCACGCCAAATTCGCAGCGTCGTGACTCCACTCGAGCAGATGAACCCGGTGCGCCGGCGCGACGGGTACTTCGGGTACGGCTACATGTGGTGGGTTTGGGACGGGCCCAGCGCGATCGGACCTTTCGAGGGCGCCTACACGGGTCGTGGCGCGGTCGGCCAGTGGATCACGGTTTTTCCAGCGATCGATCTCGTAGTCGCCCACAAAACCAACTCGGTGTACGGGCGCACGACCAGCTGGGAGTCGTGGCACCGGATGATCGAGCTGCTCTTCGAGGCGAGGGGCGTAGAGATGCCGGGGCCATATCCCTGGGGTTAG
- a CDS encoding DUF456 domain-containing protein has product MSILLSIVVVLAMLACLVLIPLGLPGLWLIVVITIGLVLLGSLSWTFGLIVAGVALITEIAEFGVLKKFGDAYGGSRKAFWGAVLGGMAGLFVGVPVPIIGPMITAFLGTFIGAGLVTYVETLSLKTSAKVGWGMLFARTAAVALKIAVSVAVIAAVGVALLL; this is encoded by the coding sequence ATGAGCATTCTTCTTTCCATCGTGGTCGTTCTGGCCATGCTCGCCTGCCTGGTCCTGATCCCGCTGGGCCTACCGGGGCTGTGGCTCATCGTCGTCATCACGATAGGGCTCGTGCTGCTCGGCAGCCTGTCCTGGACCTTCGGGCTCATCGTCGCGGGGGTGGCGCTCATCACCGAGATCGCCGAGTTCGGTGTGCTGAAGAAGTTCGGCGACGCGTACGGAGGCTCCAGGAAGGCCTTTTGGGGAGCCGTGCTGGGCGGCATGGCCGGTCTCTTCGTCGGCGTCCCCGTCCCGATCATCGGACCGATGATCACGGCGTTCCTGGGCACCTTCATCGGCGCCGGGCTCGTGACGTACGTCGAAACGCTCTCGCTCAAGACGTCGGCCAAGGTCGGGTGGGGCATGTTGTTCGCCCGCACCGCTGCCGTGGCGCTCAAGATCGCGGTATCCGTGGCGGTCATCGCGGCGGTGGGCGTCGCGCTCCTACTTTAG